The following are encoded in a window of Methanobrevibacter ruminantium M1 genomic DNA:
- a CDS encoding acetolactate synthase large subunit, translating into MRGGDAIIKALMDKGVDTIFGYPGGTVIPFYDMLYDSDLRHILVRHEQCAAHAAEGYARASGKVGVCLATSGPGATNLVTGIANAYMDSSPIIAITGQVVSNLIGNDAFQEVDIIGITMPITKHSYQPKDANDIPSIINTSIEIASTGRNGPVLIDVPKEVQEMELDEYVLGTIPTPGYKPSVKGNDKQIAKAAKMLLEAEKPIILAGGGTILADASSELRQVAELVNAPVATTLMGKGVIDEKDDLSIGMLGMHGKQVANQSVNKSDCLLAVGVRFSDRTTGKLEKFMPDAQVIHIDIDPAEIGKNVPVDLPIVGDAKIVLAKLADELASSRFAEEFDDDELSGSKIIKGLMENDLAKELYKSKLVKEIESSKFKENYEFNYDSYSPWLKSVVDFKNATIPRVSYSDIPLKPQQVIKEIASSITDDTIVTTDVGIHQMWAAHFLDISKPRKFISSGGLGTMGFGLPAAIGAKVACPDDAVLAIVGDGGFLMVSQELATIKEHDIPVVIAMLNNRKLGMVYQWQNKMYDKRYSETDMGNTPDFVKLAESYGINAVKVEEVDKTQEVLSKALKDNEAILLDITVEKDEFIPMFPPGGAITDLLGEYKYESDVKNVDLEQKESEDSQTVEGGK; encoded by the coding sequence ATGAGAGGCGGAGACGCTATTATAAAAGCTTTAATGGATAAAGGTGTTGACACCATATTCGGTTACCCTGGAGGAACCGTTATTCCATTCTATGACATGCTATATGACTCAGACTTAAGACATATACTTGTCAGACATGAACAATGTGCGGCACATGCCGCTGAAGGTTATGCAAGAGCTTCCGGCAAGGTTGGTGTCTGCTTGGCCACTTCCGGACCTGGTGCAACCAATCTGGTCACTGGTATTGCAAATGCATATATGGATTCATCTCCTATAATTGCAATTACCGGGCAAGTGGTAAGCAATCTGATTGGAAATGATGCATTTCAGGAAGTGGACATCATAGGTATAACCATGCCTATCACAAAGCATTCCTACCAGCCAAAGGATGCAAATGACATTCCAAGCATTATAAATACAAGTATTGAAATTGCTTCGACAGGCAGAAACGGACCTGTATTGATTGACGTTCCAAAGGAAGTCCAAGAGATGGAATTAGATGAATATGTCCTTGGAACCATTCCTACCCCTGGATATAAGCCTAGCGTAAAAGGAAATGATAAGCAAATAGCTAAGGCAGCTAAAATGCTTTTGGAGGCTGAAAAGCCTATAATATTAGCAGGTGGAGGTACAATCCTTGCAGATGCATCATCTGAGCTTAGGCAAGTTGCAGAGCTTGTCAATGCGCCTGTTGCAACAACCCTTATGGGTAAGGGAGTCATCGATGAGAAGGATGACTTGTCTATCGGCATGCTTGGAATGCATGGAAAGCAGGTGGCAAATCAGTCTGTAAATAAAAGTGACTGCCTGCTTGCAGTGGGAGTCAGATTCTCTGATAGGACCACTGGAAAATTAGAGAAGTTCATGCCTGATGCTCAAGTGATTCATATTGATATAGATCCTGCAGAGATTGGAAAGAACGTTCCAGTTGACTTGCCTATTGTAGGGGATGCTAAGATAGTCCTTGCCAAATTGGCTGATGAATTGGCCAGCTCCAGATTTGCTGAAGAGTTTGATGATGATGAATTGTCTGGCTCCAAGATTATTAAGGGACTGATGGAAAATGATTTGGCTAAGGAATTATACAAGAGCAAATTAGTCAAGGAAATTGAAAGCTCCAAGTTTAAGGAGAATTATGAATTCAATTATGACAGTTACAGCCCTTGGCTCAAGTCAGTTGTTGACTTTAAGAATGCTACAATCCCAAGGGTTAGCTATAGCGACATTCCTTTAAAGCCACAGCAGGTAATCAAGGAAATCGCAAGCTCCATTACAGATGATACAATCGTAACAACTGATGTAGGTATTCATCAGATGTGGGCGGCACACTTCTTAGACATTTCAAAGCCTCGCAAGTTCATCTCTTCCGGAGGTCTTGGAACCATGGGATTCGGCCTTCCGGCAGCTATCGGCGCTAAAGTTGCATGTCCGGATGATGCAGTCCTTGCCATTGTAGGTGACGGAGGATTCCTTATGGTCTCCCAAGAGCTTGCAACAATCAAGGAGCATGACATTCCGGTTGTAATTGCAATGCTCAACAACAGAAAGTTAGGTATGGTATATCAATGGCAGAATAAGATGTATGATAAGAGATACTCTGAAACTGACATGGGAAACACTCCAGACTTTGTTAAATTGGCTGAAAGCTATGGAATCAATGCTGTGAAAGTCGAGGAAGTTGACAAGACTCAAGAGGTATTATCCAAGGCACTTAAGGACAATGAAGCCATTCTATTGGACATCACCGTTGAGAAGGATGAGTTTATTCCAATGTTCCCGCCAGGCGGAGCTATAACAGACCTTCTTGGTGAGTATAAATATGAAAGCGATGTTAAGAACGTTGACTTAGAGCAAAAGGAATCAGAAGATTCTCAAACCGTTGAAGGGGGAAAATAG